A window of Daphnia pulicaria isolate SC F1-1A chromosome 4, SC_F0-13Bv2, whole genome shotgun sequence genomic DNA:
TCAGAATAAACTTCCACCGGAATCAATTGTTCTCCGACGACGGTGGGCATGCTGAGAGCACAGTGAACCAGCACCATAATGCAAACTAACAGCAACTGGAAATAAGACATTTAAATATGAGATGAGATCAGAAAATCGAGAAACAGTAGTGGCAATTGTATTACCTTGAAGCTGAACATTTTCTCGCCGTCTCTAGACAGAGCGTCTTGTTTTGTTAGCTTTCGAATTGAAACTGTATTTTCCTACCACAAGGGGACTTGGTTATATAGTAGATGCTTTAGGGGCATGGAATcctcttatttttataatacagaatttttttaaattgttttcggGCCATCGTTTAGCCACAGGGAAAACTAACTCGTCTTTAGTATCCAAGTTTTTCCGTTCCTTCAACATTTATATTCAAGGTTTTATTCTGTGAAGGTTTCACAGAACCATGCAGGGTATGTATATGCTGGGTTTTTCCCAGTTCCATATACAGTCCTGTAAACGAGTGAAAGTTTTCTTCTAccgttccaaacaatttaaccTCATAACCTCCTCACAACCGTTTCTGTTTGTACATAGCAGTAAATGGCACAGACGCTGTACGAATTTTGCGTATCTCTCTTATTTagcaaagaaaataacaaaaagaataagTGTGTTGAGCATTAAACACTCACACATTCCGAGGACTTAAAAGAAATTAACATCACTGAAAATAGGGGTCTTCTTTCGTTCAATGACTTTTCCGAAAGTCGGCCTTAGGCGATTTTATACATCAGTTCTGGCCCATCATCCCGGAAAACTCTTAAAAATAccgttgaaagaaaaataatatcgtACAATAGTTCACGCCGTCAGAATACTTGACTGCAAGTCGTGTGTCACGATTTTGCACGATAAGCAGTGGCATTATCACGCGCGAATAAAAACCGCTTGCGCAATAAAGTAACAGGAATTCACATGATCACGGTGTTAAACTTGAACTCGACAGTCGACGCAGACCATTCACCTTATAAGCTTAAATCGGATGCATTTATGAATACGGAGATGAATACCGACATGAGTCGACAAACGCTATCGGTGTAGAATGCAGATTGTCTAGTCACGTATCATTTTGTGCAAAAGTTGGAAACTCAATCAATCATCTTGTTTCACAATTTTGTATATGCTGCATCATTGTAATGAATTATTTCCCCCCTGCAAGACCGACAACACATCAAAAATGTCTTTTATATTAAGATGAGCTCATTTCCATCCAAAAAGGAAACTTATTTAAAGATTGGTTTCCTGGATGACCTGTTCAGCCGCCAGCCTTCCCGGAGTTCCCATCACGCCACCACCGGGATGAGCTCCGCTGCCACAAATGTAAAGTCCTTTGATTGGTGTCCGAGGTAACGACGGGTAGTGATCCCGTTGGTTATGCGCTTTCCAAGAGGAGAAAGGTCGAGACAAGTAAAGCTGATCCAAACTAATGGCTCCGTGAAAGATATTCTAGAAATTTGACGGcacaaagtaaaaataaaactaatcaaACAATAtaggaaatattttatttgtatactCCTCCTGTTAGCCCAAAGATACGCTCAAGATCCGGGGGCGTAAGGACTTCGTAACCGACGATACTCTGCTGAAATCCAGGGGCATATTCGTCGATTTGTTGGAATATCTGATTAATCAATAATTTGTGAGATTAGATATTGAGCTCACGTAATAGTACAAACGAGTTATACCCTCTTCGCGTAAACTTCCTTCCAATGGTCATCCCACTGAACTCCATTCTGCAATTCATAGGGccttttggaaaaataaattccctcTTTTAGTATGTTTGTGGGCGTAATAGAATTTCCCTACTTACGTATATCTAAAAAGGAGATCAAAATTATAATAGCGTTCATAATCACATAAGAAATAATCAGGAGTTTTCATACTGTGTGAAGAGAAGAGCTACGTGACAGCCTTTGGGTGAGATTGTAGGGTCTAGTGAAGAcggaatcgtcatttcaatcaTCGGCCTGTAATGTCAAAAACATAATTATTATAATGCCAATATATGCTGCGTTTACATAAGTGTGAAACCTGTCTGGGATTAACCCTTGCTGCCCTTGTTGGAATGCTTTATCGAGCATATGACTCTCTTCGCAATTCAAATGAATGGTGCAACGGTGGTGCGGGGCAGCTTTTCCGCTCCCTGGTGCATAAGGATCGGCAAGGAAATTAGGCAGTGCGTTCAGCGcaactaaaattttaaaaaacaaaacaaacgcaTGTAAAAGGTctcggaaaaaaaagtggaaagcATAAATTATTTCAGACCATTAATCTTTGTCACTGGCGAAGTGTAATCAACCGATTTGACTTTATTGAGGTACGATTCCGGAAGTGTTCCGGAGGCAAGTAGATTAATGAACGTGACTTGAGGTGTAGCATTGGAAAGGACAACCTTGGAAAGTATTTCCGTGCCGTCGGTCAAGCGAACACCTGCAACGCTTCCGCCATCATCCACCATAATTTCTTTTACTGTCTaatgaaaaaatggaaaataaaaaattccgaGACAATTACTAAACTGAAATGTTACATGTCCGAATGAAATGAATCGTAAACAGGTGCTTCAACTTACTTGATCCGTGAAAATTGTGGCTCCTTTCTCAACCGCGGATTTCGCCATGGCACTAGACACGGCTCCCATACCTATAGATTGAGCCATTATAATTTCAAAGGATATTTCAGGATATTTCTAGTAAATAAATTAAGTGTaactaagtaaaaaaaaagggttataCCTCCTTCTGGGTAAGCCCATGCTCCTTGCTTTCCCTCAACTCCTCCCATGACGTGATGCAAGAGGACGTAACCACTGCCGATTGAATGACTGTGCAAAAATATCAGACAAAATAATTATTGTACAATAAGAAAATGGCGAGTCGACTAGGTGAGGTAAATTACGGTCCCATCATTGCTCCGATCACTGCGTCGGTTGCAAGTGTTGCCTTGAGAGGCTCCGATTCGAAAAATTGATCAAGAAGTTTGCTGGCCGGAGCTGTCATCAAATCGTAAAAAGATCCAATATCTTTCCTCAGCTTGTAGGCACTTTTGGCCACAGTCATCAGACTCTTGATATTCGAATAAAAAGAACCGGGGAAGTTCAAATCGACGGCCTTTGAATCGATGAGCGGATCGATGGCAGCAACTAATCGCGATAGCCATTTCTCGTAGCTTTCGTACACCTGAATAAAGTAGAGAGGACAAATGTATAATtgtgttttaaaattctgCCATATGACTGCAAATTACTTCGGCGTcacgttttgaaaatttggaaatttgttttcgattGAAATCAAGGTCGCTAGAAAGTGTTAGCGAGCGTGGTCCATCTCCTTTCCAATAATCGCTGGATAGTGGCGTGTAAGAGCTCGGATCCCGCAAGTGCAGCTTCAATCCATGTTTCTGaattcaagtaaaaaaaaaatgtaacaatTTCCCTTCGATTATTGTAGGTTATAAATGTTTTTACCTTGAGTTCCAAGTCGTTGATGATGGACGGTCGCAATAAACTGAGCAAATATGATGCACGTGAGAAATGAAATCCGGGGACGATTTCCTCAGTCACTTGTTAAAGAAAAGGGACCATTTATTTCCTCGAtattaaaattcattacattaaatttcaaatccaaTTTACCGGCAGCACCACCTTCAAGACAAAATCATTAAATTGGAAATTTGgtccatttaaaaataaattttgttacTGACCCACGACATGTCTTCGTTCAAGGAcgcaaacttttttaaaacctgCTAGTTGTAGATAAGCAGCAGCCACCAAACCATTATgtccttaaaaaaattaattttttaaatcaatacgacgaaaaaaaatcaaatatgaaATACTGTCAACTAAATAAAATCGTTTTACGACAGCACTTGAGATAACCAGAAATCACCTCCCCCGATTATTATTGCTTGGTATGAACTTGAGTGCTTCGGTTTTCCGGGGTAACTTAAACCTTTGGACGGTGAAGAATTCTTATTTCCAGAAGTCATGAAACGAACAGAAACCATCGGCTTTTCCCATGCCAATAAACGACGAAAACGaagcaaagaaagaaatgacatGTCAGGGAGAAACAAGATTACTAGGCAAGGAACTGAACACTCAAAACAAACTGAGTGTAACTTGTTGTTTAACACGGTTTAACAGTTTAGGCTAAATTGGGGCCATACAACTATTCATCTACTGATAATATTAATCACTTCTCACTTGTTATCCTCTTCAAAATAGTCAACAGACATAATTTAACATATGACCGTAATGATACAAAAACACACAGTACGAGATTAGATTGTTGGACTGTCTATGATTAGCAGTAACGTGCCAAGCTCTAACTGAACAGTTAGTAGGGTGGTACCAAAGGTTCTGAATTCTGATATAAAAGAGGTAAAACGTCATTTGAACGGATGCTGGAGCTGGCATACCTTAAAACTTTAGTAACGAGGGTGGTCAATATATTTCCCAATCAACGGCGCTCCTGAATTTATttcaaagggagaaaaaaggggaaaaaaaagattaagacTTTACTTACGAAAAAAGGAACGTCTGCTAGCCCgtcctttttattataaatCAGCTGCCATATGTGTGTTCGATACGATTCGAATCAACGAGCGAACATACAAAGCCGCTGCCCCTAGAAATGAAATTCCCCGTGCAATAACGCTAATTAAAGAAACACATGTGATTATTATTGTTAAgtactaaaacaaaaaattaaagttcAACAAAGGATTTTCGTAAACTgagacaattaatttttttttactgtttgtTGACTgagttaaaacttaaaagtaGTTAGCGCTAACTACTTAACTAGTAACTAGCTACTTTcacatgaaaataaaataaaaaaataaatagacctAACAGGGAGTGGAGGGAGCGCTAATAACGGCTATGGTTAGGACTTAAGTGATTATTTCTCGATTTCTCACCATGATAGGAGAAGGAGAGACCTTTCAAATGTCTCATCTCATCAAATGGCAAGAATTTagcaaaagttttttaaacatttatttcctGTTTTCTGTCAGTTtcgctttattttttaaaagagtaaCCGCAATCCGTAAATGGCTAAAtgggttacaaaaaaaaggctgTTGGTGAGATTAACAAGTTTTCAATGCTGTTGAGTGTTGACTAGGCCGGAAGCAGACGAACCGTGATTGCAGTTTATGAGTTTGAgctggtttgtttttcttcttgttttttcaattgctAAGATAATTTCAAATGGTGGCTTCTAGATCTTCTAGGATATTGTCCCCTATATGGAAACGAATCATAAGTAACCAAGTTGTAAATAGTTTTAACAGGAGCTTTAAATATTATTGTGTTTGTAACAGGAAATGTTGTTGAGTCAACCATCGTTTCTTCTAGGAATATTTCAAGCTCACTTGTGCCACTTAAACAGCACCTAGACAAAAATTTTCTGGATTCAGCA
This region includes:
- the LOC124335801 gene encoding pyridine nucleotide-disulfide oxidoreductase domain-containing protein 2-like isoform X2 — its product is MSFLSLLRFRRLLAWEKPMVSVRFMTSGNKNSSPSKGLSYPGKPKHSSSYQAIIIGGGHNGLVAAAYLQLAGFKKVCVLERRHVVGGAAVTEEIVPGFHFSRASYLLSLLRPSIINDLELKKHGLKLHLRDPSSYTPLSSDYWKGDGPRSLTLSSDLDFNRKQISKFSKRDAEVYESYEKWLSRLVAAIDPLIDSKAVDLNFPGSFYSNIKSLMTVAKSAYKLRKDIGSFYDLMTAPASKLLDQFFESEPLKATLATDAVIGAMMGPHSIGSGYVLLHHVMGGVEGKQGAWAYPEGGMGAVSSAMAKSAVEKGATIFTDQTVKEIMVDDGGSVAGVRLTDGTEILSKVVLSNATPQVTFINLLASGTLPESYLNKVKSVDYTSPVTKINVALNALPNFLADPYAPGSGKAAPHHRCTIHLNCEESHMLDKAFQQGQQGLIPDRPMIEMTIPSSLDPTISPKGCHVALLFTQYRPYELQNGVQWDDHWKEVYAKRIFQQIDEYAPGFQQSIVGYEVLTPPDLERIFGLTGGNIFHGAISLDQLYLSRPFSSWKAHNQRDHYPSLPRTPIKGLYICGSGAHPGGGVMGTPGRLAAEQVIQETNL
- the LOC124335801 gene encoding pyridine nucleotide-disulfide oxidoreductase domain-containing protein 2-like isoform X1, translated to MSFLSLLRFRRLLAWEKPMVSVRFMTSGNKNSSPSKGLSYPGKPKHSSSYQAIIIGGGHNGLVAAAYLQLAGFKKVCVLERRHVVGGAAVTEEIVPGFHFSRASYLLSLLRPSIINDLELKKHGLKLHLRDPSSYTPLSSDYWKGDGPRSLTLSSDLDFNRKQISKFSKRDAEVYESYEKWLSRLVAAIDPLIDSKAVDLNFPGSFYSNIKSLMTVAKSAYKLRKDIGSFYDLMTAPASKLLDQFFESEPLKATLATDAVIGAMMGPHSIGSGYVLLHHVMGGVEGKQGAWAYPEGGMGAVSSAMAKSAVEKGATIFTDQTVKEIMVDDGGSVAGVRLTDGTEILSKVVLSNATPQVTFINLLASGTLPESYLNKVKSVDYTSPVTKINVALNALPNFLADPYAPGSGKAAPHHRCTIHLNCEESHMLDKAFQQGQQGLIPDRPMIEMTIPSSLDPTISPKGCHVALLFTQYTPYELQNGVQWDDHWKEVYAKRIFQQIDEYAPGFQQSIVGYEVLTPPDLERIFGLTGGNIFHGAISLDQLYLSRPFSSWKAHNQRDHYPSLPRTPIKGLYICGSGAHPGGGVMGTPGRLAAEQVIQETNL